The Metabacillus sediminilitoris genome window below encodes:
- a CDS encoding ATP-binding cassette domain-containing protein, producing MMIDAVQKEKPELVVKGLNKRYGKGCSNCETPEMNHEEDNRCPHCGSVWACMNVDFELYKGEILGIVGESGSGKSSLVKSLYFDDAISSGSATISTYKDGEVNIFTESAQQKRYIRNYIMGMVYQNPYMGLKMSFSSGGNIAEKLIASGTFHVGTIRDRAKQLLEHVEIPLTRMDELPKNFSGGMQQRVQISKALANNPPILLLDEVTTGLDLSVQARVLDLIRRIQRDLGVAMIVVSHDLGVIRMLADRTMVMRHGKVVERGLTDQILEDPQHPYTQQLVHSLL from the coding sequence ATGATGATTGATGCTGTACAAAAGGAAAAACCCGAACTTGTCGTAAAGGGCTTAAATAAAAGATATGGCAAAGGGTGTTCAAATTGTGAAACACCTGAAATGAATCATGAAGAAGATAATCGCTGTCCACATTGTGGAAGTGTTTGGGCATGTATGAATGTTGATTTTGAATTGTATAAAGGAGAAATATTAGGGATTGTTGGTGAAAGTGGATCTGGAAAAAGCTCGTTAGTGAAGAGTTTATACTTTGATGATGCTATTTCATCTGGAAGTGCCACTATTTCAACGTATAAAGATGGTGAGGTAAATATATTTACAGAATCTGCTCAACAAAAGCGGTACATTCGAAATTATATTATGGGCATGGTTTATCAAAACCCATATATGGGGTTGAAAATGTCTTTTTCAAGCGGAGGGAATATCGCAGAAAAATTAATTGCCTCAGGTACTTTTCACGTCGGAACCATTCGTGATCGGGCAAAGCAGTTATTGGAACATGTTGAAATCCCATTAACGAGAATGGATGAACTTCCGAAAAATTTTAGTGGCGGAATGCAGCAAAGAGTGCAGATTTCGAAGGCTTTGGCGAATAATCCTCCGATTCTTTTACTAGATGAAGTAACGACAGGTTTAGATCTATCGGTACAGGCTAGAGTACTAGATTTAATTCGAAGAATCCAACGAGATTTAGGTGTGGCAATGATAGTCGTTTCACATGATTTAGGTGTGATTAGGATGCTTGCAGATCGCACTATGGTCATGCGTCATGGAAAAGTCGTTGAGAGAGGACTGACAGATCAAATCTTAGAGGACCCGCAGCATCCTTATACACAGCAATTGGTCCATTCTCTTTTATAA
- the copZ gene encoding copper chaperone CopZ: MEKTTLKVNGMSCGHCVNSVEGSVGKLDGVKSAKVNLKAGEVDVEFNPSEVSLGKIKETIDDQGYEVK, encoded by the coding sequence ATGGAAAAAACAACATTGAAAGTTAATGGTATGTCATGTGGTCATTGTGTCAATTCAGTTGAAGGAAGCGTTGGAAAATTAGATGGTGTTAAGTCAGCAAAAGTTAATTTGAAGGCTGGAGAAGTTGATGTAGAATTTAATCCTTCTGAGGTATCCCTAGGTAAAATTAAAGAAACAATTGATGATCAAGGCTACGAAGTTAAATAA
- the phnM gene encoding phosphonate metabolism protein PhnM has protein sequence MNTLKIYSANIVTPEKVIYNGTVFIEDDKITQILEGLPPEIQPEDIDANGSWLLPGLVDSHSDAIEMELEPRPSTTFPLEVSFYELEKKLVGEGITTIYHSLSLLEENAKKFIRKNSTVLSVVEGINRLAQGAFLIRHRTHLRYEITNISAVEEVKELIMNHKIDQLSFMDHTPGQGQFRDIEIHKKLLIDHRRFSEEEAMEIIEESLKQVKLEDHILKELADLAREHQIPIASHDDDTIEKLDLVKEWNATISEFPIELHVAKKAKEMGLYVVMGAPNALLGKSHSNNLSAMEALEHNVVDILCSDYYPSSLLHAAFKLHAEGMPINKAINMVSLNPAKALYIDHEVGSIKVGKKADLLIVGEDQSRPVLKMVLVNGKVVCQMNYQLPLSVSGRI, from the coding sequence ATGAACACGCTAAAGATTTATTCAGCAAATATTGTCACACCTGAAAAAGTTATATATAACGGAACGGTTTTCATTGAGGATGATAAAATCACACAAATTTTAGAAGGCTTACCTCCAGAAATACAGCCAGAGGATATTGATGCGAACGGAAGCTGGTTATTACCTGGTCTGGTAGATTCACATAGTGATGCCATTGAAATGGAGCTCGAGCCTAGACCGAGCACCACCTTCCCGCTTGAAGTTTCTTTTTATGAATTAGAGAAAAAGCTTGTTGGTGAGGGAATTACAACAATCTATCATTCTCTTTCATTGCTTGAAGAGAATGCAAAAAAATTTATTAGAAAAAATAGTACAGTTTTATCCGTAGTAGAAGGAATAAATCGGTTAGCACAAGGTGCGTTTCTTATTCGTCATCGAACACATTTACGATATGAAATTACAAATATAAGTGCAGTTGAGGAAGTCAAAGAATTAATTATGAATCATAAAATTGATCAGCTTTCTTTTATGGACCATACCCCAGGACAAGGACAATTTCGCGACATTGAAATTCATAAAAAGTTATTGATAGACCACCGCCGTTTTTCAGAGGAAGAAGCGATGGAAATCATTGAAGAAAGTCTAAAACAGGTAAAATTAGAAGATCATATATTAAAAGAATTAGCTGATTTAGCACGTGAGCATCAGATCCCCATTGCTTCCCATGATGATGACACAATTGAAAAACTGGACCTTGTAAAAGAATGGAATGCAACGATTAGTGAATTCCCTATCGAACTTCATGTTGCGAAAAAGGCAAAAGAAATGGGGTTATACGTCGTGATGGGAGCACCTAATGCATTACTAGGAAAATCTCATAGTAATAATCTTTCAGCTATGGAAGCTTTGGAACACAATGTTGTAGACATATTGTGCTCTGACTATTACCCTTCTTCATTGCTACATGCAGCTTTTAAATTACACGCTGAAGGCATGCCGATCAATAAAGCAATAAACATGGTCTCTTTAAATCCTGCAAAGGCATTATATATTGATCATGAAGTAGGATCCATTAAAGTTGGGAAAAAAGCGGATCTATTAATTGTAGGTGAGGACCAATCACGGCCAGTCTTAAAAATGGTACTTGTTAATGGAAAAGTTGTTTGTCAAATGAATTATCAACTGCCGCTCTCTGTCAGCGGAAGAATATAG
- the phnL gene encoding phosphonate C-P lyase system protein PhnL — translation MAELLSMKELEKTFTMHYLHGEHIVGCKNISFDLNEGEFIGITGKSGAGKSTILKTIYRTYLPTGGQLIFHSDQFGPIDIIKATEREMIALRKKEIGYVSQFLNVMPRVTALEVVMDAILEMGIEGEEAEEKAKNILSHFRLQESLWNSFPKTFSGGEKLRLNLAQAMVKKPKLLLLDEPTASLDDASKQSVKEMIEQLKQSGTSMIGIFHDLEFMEKVVDSHYHLENGVLYKKMAVAE, via the coding sequence ATGGCAGAGCTTTTAAGCATGAAGGAGCTAGAAAAGACCTTTACGATGCATTATCTCCACGGAGAACATATAGTAGGTTGTAAGAATATTAGCTTTGACTTAAATGAAGGTGAGTTTATTGGCATCACGGGTAAAAGCGGTGCCGGCAAATCAACGATCCTAAAAACCATTTACCGAACGTATCTTCCAACAGGAGGACAACTCATCTTTCACTCAGATCAGTTCGGACCGATTGATATTATTAAAGCTACAGAACGTGAAATGATCGCATTGCGAAAAAAAGAAATCGGCTATGTCTCGCAATTTCTTAATGTCATGCCGCGTGTGACTGCATTAGAAGTTGTGATGGATGCGATTCTTGAAATGGGAATAGAAGGGGAAGAAGCAGAAGAAAAGGCAAAAAATATTTTGTCTCATTTTCGATTACAAGAATCATTGTGGAACTCTTTTCCTAAGACATTCAGCGGAGGAGAAAAACTGCGGCTAAATTTGGCTCAAGCGATGGTGAAAAAACCAAAGTTGTTATTGCTTGATGAACCAACTGCTTCATTAGATGATGCTTCCAAACAATCAGTAAAAGAAATGATTGAGCAGCTAAAACAATCAGGAACAAGCATGATCGGGATATTTCATGATTTAGAATTTATGGAAAAGGTTGTTGACTCACATTACCACCTAGAAAATGGCGTCTTGTACAAAAAAATGGCTGTTGCTGAATAA
- a CDS encoding SpoVR family protein yields the protein MKEADQKALEYAIGEITEIAKGFGLDFYPMRYEICPADIIYTFGAYGMPTRFSHWSFGKQFHKMKLQYDLGLSKIYELVINSDPCYAFLLDTNSLIQNKLIVAHVLAHCDFFKNNARFSNTKREMVESMAATAERIKQYEIEHGRQEVETFLDAVLSIQEHIDPSLVRPKLAWSIDDIEIEEEEERNATPYDDLWNLDRKQEVNRSLKKKKRKLPPSPEKDVLLFIEEYSRELEDWQRDILTMMREEMLYFWPQLETKIMNEGWASYWHQRILRELDLTSDESIEFAKLNAGVVQPSKTSINPYYLGLKIFEDIEERYNNPTEDMKMFGVTPGSGREKMFEVREVESDISFIRNYLTKDLVMREDMYLFQKQGRDYKIVDKEWETVRDQLVSMRVNGGFPYITVNDGDYLKNNELYLKHWYEDIELDLKYLEKVLPYVFQLWGRPVHMESVLEGKPVLFSYDGKSVSRKYI from the coding sequence ATGAAAGAAGCTGATCAAAAGGCTCTTGAATATGCGATAGGAGAAATAACTGAAATAGCAAAGGGGTTTGGATTAGATTTTTATCCGATGAGATACGAAATCTGTCCTGCTGATATTATTTATACTTTCGGCGCATATGGTATGCCTACACGTTTTTCTCACTGGAGTTTCGGAAAGCAATTCCATAAAATGAAGCTGCAATATGATTTAGGATTAAGTAAAATTTATGAGCTCGTCATAAATTCTGACCCATGCTATGCATTTTTATTAGATACAAACTCGCTTATCCAAAATAAATTAATTGTCGCCCATGTATTGGCTCATTGTGATTTCTTTAAAAATAATGCTCGATTTAGCAATACAAAGCGTGAGATGGTTGAAAGCATGGCTGCAACTGCAGAGCGAATAAAGCAATACGAAATTGAACATGGAAGACAGGAAGTTGAAACATTTTTAGATGCGGTGCTTTCGATTCAAGAACATATCGATCCGTCTCTTGTTCGTCCGAAATTAGCTTGGTCAATCGATGATATTGAGATAGAAGAGGAAGAGGAACGAAACGCTACGCCATATGATGATCTTTGGAATCTTGATCGAAAACAAGAAGTAAATCGTTCATTGAAAAAGAAAAAGCGTAAATTGCCGCCATCACCAGAAAAGGATGTTCTCTTATTTATTGAAGAATATAGTCGAGAGCTGGAAGATTGGCAGCGTGATATTTTAACAATGATGCGGGAAGAAATGCTATACTTCTGGCCTCAGCTAGAAACAAAAATCATGAATGAGGGCTGGGCTTCATACTGGCATCAACGAATCCTTCGGGAGCTTGATTTAACATCTGATGAATCCATTGAATTTGCCAAATTGAACGCAGGTGTTGTACAGCCGTCAAAAACGAGCATTAATCCGTATTACTTAGGGCTAAAGATTTTTGAAGATATTGAAGAACGCTATAATAACCCGACAGAAGATATGAAAATGTTTGGTGTTACACCTGGATCTGGCCGAGAAAAAATGTTTGAAGTACGTGAAGTAGAATCTGATATATCGTTTATACGAAATTATTTAACAAAGGACCTTGTTATGCGCGAAGATATGTATTTGTTTCAAAAACAGGGCCGTGATTATAAAATTGTCGATAAAGAGTGGGAAACAGTACGAGATCAGCTTGTAAGTATGCGTGTAAATGGCGGGTTCCCATATATTACTGTTAATGATGGAGATTATCTGAAAAATAATGAACTCTATTTAAAGCACTGGTATGAAGATATAGAATTAGACTTAAAATACTTAGAAAAGGTATTACCATATGTGTTCCAGCTTTGGGGTCGACCAGTGCATATGGAGAGTGTGTTAGAAGGTAAGCCTGTGTTATTTTCATATGATGGGAAGAGTGTTTCAAGGAAATATATATAA
- the spoIIP gene encoding stage II sporulation protein P: protein MRYLSRKTLKLLLVTSITLFVSLLMYIFYLHGKEPNDITRKQVINDNNEEKDIKGITKFLSDNRDSKTENTSEEINSREIVPDKAALQKDAALDQRKIDAFDENKIKEPNISNEKLHSTFGRKVAFIYFSHNRESFLPYFKNGTTPEKTYHSKLNVSLIGQRLGRRLKSNGIWNRVSNVDIITMLYERDLKFDSSYEMSRKIVIEEKRINPDLEMTFDIHRDALPRSLSTININGKSYAKISFVIGSAHQSYKDNLNFTKGINELIEKSYPGLSRGIIIKSQKQGNGVYNQDLLPNSVIIEIGGVDNNLEELYRTADVLGNIISQYYWENIH, encoded by the coding sequence GTGAGATATTTAAGCAGAAAGACTTTAAAATTATTATTGGTTACTTCAATAACATTGTTTGTTAGTTTACTAATGTATATTTTTTACCTACATGGAAAAGAGCCAAACGATATAACAAGAAAACAGGTTATCAATGACAACAATGAAGAAAAGGACATTAAGGGGATAACAAAATTCCTTTCAGATAATAGGGACTCAAAAACAGAAAATACATCAGAAGAGATAAACTCAAGGGAAATAGTTCCAGATAAAGCAGCACTTCAAAAGGATGCAGCACTTGATCAAAGAAAGATTGATGCATTTGATGAAAATAAAATAAAAGAGCCTAATATCAGTAATGAAAAGTTACATAGTACATTTGGTCGAAAAGTTGCATTCATTTACTTTTCCCATAATCGGGAATCTTTCTTACCTTATTTTAAAAATGGAACAACTCCTGAGAAAACATACCATTCTAAGCTAAATGTATCATTAATTGGTCAAAGATTAGGAAGACGTTTAAAAAGTAATGGCATCTGGAATAGGGTAAGCAATGTGGATATAATAACTATGCTTTATGAACGAGATTTAAAATTCGATAGTTCTTATGAAATGTCTCGTAAAATTGTAATAGAAGAAAAACGAATAAATCCAGACCTGGAAATGACATTTGATATTCATCGCGATGCATTACCAAGAAGTTTATCGACTATAAATATTAACGGAAAATCCTATGCAAAGATTTCATTTGTTATTGGAAGTGCACATCAAAGTTATAAGGATAACCTGAATTTTACAAAGGGTATTAATGAATTAATTGAAAAAAGTTATCCAGGACTCTCAAGGGGGATAATAATAAAAAGTCAAAAACAAGGTAACGGTGTTTATAATCAGGATTTATTGCCTAATAGTGTAATTATTGAAATTGGTGGAGTTGATAATAACTTAGAGGAACTTTATCGTACTGCTGACGTATTGGGGAATATCATAAGTCAATATTATTGGGAAAATATACATTAA
- a CDS encoding DapH/DapD/GlmU-related protein — MGHKQLGVEPSIHPSAKVENSFIGEWTEIGPNTKIEESSFGDYSYTSGDSEIIYSSIGKFCSIASHVRINPVNHPMWRVTQHHLTYRLTQYELGEQDDVDFFNWRREHHVNIGHDVWIGHGAIIMPGVSIGTGAVIGAGSVVTKDVPAYTIAVGVPAKPIKRRFSEEIAEKLLKIEWWNWERKLIEERISDLNDVENFILKYS; from the coding sequence ATGGGGCATAAACAATTAGGAGTAGAACCGAGTATTCATCCAAGTGCTAAAGTAGAAAATAGTTTTATAGGGGAGTGGACAGAAATTGGTCCAAATACAAAAATAGAAGAATCATCTTTTGGTGATTATAGTTACACCTCAGGTGATTCAGAAATTATTTATTCATCGATTGGAAAGTTTTGTTCAATTGCTTCCCATGTTCGTATTAATCCAGTAAATCATCCAATGTGGCGAGTAACACAACATCATCTTACGTATCGACTAACGCAATATGAACTAGGTGAACAAGATGATGTTGATTTCTTCAATTGGCGAAGAGAGCATCATGTGAATATTGGTCATGATGTATGGATTGGCCATGGAGCTATCATCATGCCAGGGGTATCAATCGGTACAGGTGCTGTAATAGGTGCTGGATCAGTCGTTACTAAGGATGTTCCAGCCTATACGATTGCGGTAGGGGTACCGGCAAAACCAATCAAAAGACGTTTTTCAGAAGAGATAGCTGAAAAACTTTTAAAAATTGAGTGGTGGAATTGGGAGCGGAAACTTATTGAGGAACGTATCAGTGATCTCAATGATGTAGAAAATTTCATTTTGAAATATTCGTAA
- the spoIIP gene encoding stage II sporulation protein P yields the protein MNKQKEPPKFLFYPILGIVIIYLIIIIMLITNLKVNSSAVQNTIGNLSSNDVFAHFLRAENHYFYQKGEEELFTLSDTSRIAIQIATNVKPTDARTFLGSELPGLRLYDTEIVVAGEGTDLTTLPHESAPPTEVLLQERKVAEEILKEREDHSNNEVVQENPPKNKTVYIYQTHSWESFLPLLKDADIPDEATSNDERANVIGLGQRMSENLINKGIGVVHDTTNMTQTLHEKGLRSTKAYAVSGDIVQEAVSNQKNDLNYFIDIHRDSARRSITTKKINGRDYARLYFVVGKEHKNYLENLETAKELHKELEKKYPGISRGVFLKSKSEGNGVYNQDISDKAMLVEIGGVDNNLNELDRTVDAFTDVFADYYWKSNEVKEVNGNG from the coding sequence ATGAATAAACAAAAAGAACCACCAAAATTTCTATTCTACCCGATATTAGGAATTGTCATCATTTACTTAATAATAATTATTATGCTCATCACTAATTTGAAGGTGAATTCAAGTGCTGTACAAAACACGATTGGTAACTTAAGCAGCAATGATGTTTTTGCCCATTTCCTTAGAGCTGAAAATCATTATTTTTATCAAAAGGGTGAAGAAGAACTATTCACTTTATCTGATACATCTAGAATAGCTATTCAAATAGCAACTAATGTTAAACCAACAGATGCTCGAACATTTCTAGGTAGCGAATTACCAGGTTTAAGGCTATATGATACTGAAATTGTTGTGGCTGGAGAAGGAACAGACTTAACTACTCTTCCACATGAATCTGCACCACCAACTGAGGTCTTGCTACAAGAACGAAAAGTAGCTGAGGAGATATTAAAAGAAAGAGAAGATCATTCAAATAATGAAGTTGTTCAAGAAAATCCTCCAAAGAATAAAACAGTTTATATCTATCAAACACACAGTTGGGAATCATTTCTTCCATTGCTAAAGGACGCTGACATACCAGATGAAGCAACAAGTAACGACGAAAGGGCAAATGTCATAGGCCTTGGACAACGGATGAGTGAAAATTTAATTAACAAAGGAATTGGTGTAGTTCATGATACAACAAATATGACTCAAACCTTACATGAAAAAGGTTTAAGATCTACTAAAGCGTATGCAGTTTCTGGAGATATTGTTCAAGAAGCAGTTTCTAATCAAAAGAATGATCTAAATTACTTTATTGATATACATCGTGATTCCGCTCGAAGAAGTATAACAACCAAAAAAATTAACGGAAGAGACTATGCAAGACTGTACTTTGTAGTAGGAAAAGAACACAAAAACTACTTAGAAAATCTTGAAACAGCAAAAGAATTGCATAAGGAATTAGAGAAAAAGTACCCAGGTATTAGCAGGGGAGTATTTCTTAAATCGAAAAGTGAAGGAAATGGTGTCTATAATCAGGATATTTCAGATAAGGCGATGTTAGTTGAAATAGGGGGAGTAGATAATAATCTGAATGAACTTGATAGAACAGTGGATGCATTTACGGATGTTTTTGCAGATTATTATTGGAAGTCAAACGAAGTAAAAGAGGTAAACGGAAATGGTTAA
- a CDS encoding urease accessory protein UreH domain-containing protein, which translates to MANSLDGIPIAFAFVLGIVGALAPCQFVGNIRAITLYGNRSLQRKIVWKDVFGFIFGKVVAFSLLGLLIWVFGREIEGYLTIYFPWMRKLMGPLLIVVGLVMLGLIKPKWSLKLFELTKNGKRENPFGSFLLGFSFSLAFCPTMFVLYFISLMPVVLSSSYGVILPTLFALGTVLPLLATIFLMWYLGGSGVLLKKGRKLGTLIQRIAGVFMTFVGIIDSITYWL; encoded by the coding sequence ATGGCAAATAGCTTAGATGGAATTCCAATCGCCTTTGCATTTGTTCTCGGCATAGTAGGGGCTCTTGCACCTTGTCAATTTGTGGGGAATATTAGGGCCATAACACTGTATGGCAATCGTTCACTCCAAAGGAAAATAGTTTGGAAAGATGTCTTTGGTTTTATTTTTGGCAAGGTGGTTGCTTTTTCTTTATTAGGATTATTAATATGGGTGTTTGGTAGGGAGATCGAGGGATATCTAACAATTTATTTTCCATGGATGCGTAAATTGATGGGTCCCTTATTAATTGTAGTGGGTTTAGTTATGCTTGGATTAATAAAGCCAAAATGGTCATTAAAATTATTTGAATTAACAAAGAATGGTAAGCGAGAAAATCCTTTTGGTTCTTTTCTGCTTGGATTTAGTTTTTCTCTCGCATTCTGCCCAACTATGTTTGTTTTATATTTTATATCCCTGATGCCAGTTGTTTTGTCCAGTTCATATGGGGTTATTCTACCTACCTTGTTTGCTTTAGGAACAGTTCTTCCATTACTCGCAACGATTTTTCTTATGTGGTACCTTGGAGGAAGTGGAGTTTTATTGAAAAAAGGGAGGAAGTTAGGTACTCTTATTCAAAGAATTGCAGGTGTCTTCATGACTTTTGTAGGAATAATCGATTCAATAACCTATTGGTTATAA
- a CDS encoding PHP domain-containing protein, with product MIDLHCHTNISDNSLSIEEVITLAKAKGVKHLAITDHDTTKGLFQANQIGKSLGVEIIPGIEISAYDFQRNRRAHILGLFITPEHPAIKQLCDPLVAKRHEASWQMVSLIQKAGYEITWEEVLALCEEGTGVYKQHIMHVLLNKGYTDRIYGNLYKKLFKRADSTGEKGLAFVPIDYIDVLDAIQVIRKAGGVPILAHPGQFNNYSAVNEWVHAGLEGIEVLHPLHDKEDEMKARVLAEKWDLIQTGGSDFHGFYGEKPNEIGSKNIGYEHFNQLIERKKVLQQL from the coding sequence ATGATTGATTTACATTGTCATACAAATATCTCAGACAATTCTCTTTCGATTGAGGAAGTTATTACACTTGCGAAAGCCAAAGGTGTCAAACATTTAGCCATTACTGATCACGATACAACGAAAGGTCTTTTTCAAGCAAATCAAATTGGGAAGTCATTAGGGGTAGAAATTATTCCTGGTATTGAGATTTCAGCATATGATTTTCAGCGAAACCGTCGTGCACATATTTTAGGATTATTTATTACTCCTGAACATCCGGCAATCAAACAATTGTGTGATCCACTAGTGGCGAAAAGGCATGAAGCCTCTTGGCAAATGGTGTCACTTATACAAAAGGCTGGATATGAGATTACCTGGGAAGAGGTACTTGCCCTTTGTGAAGAAGGAACAGGAGTGTATAAACAACATATAATGCATGTTTTACTAAATAAAGGGTATACAGACCGAATTTATGGTAATCTTTATAAAAAACTATTCAAAAGAGCAGATTCTACTGGAGAAAAAGGCTTGGCTTTCGTTCCAATTGATTACATTGATGTGCTTGATGCGATTCAAGTAATAAGGAAAGCTGGTGGAGTACCGATCCTCGCCCACCCAGGTCAATTCAATAATTACTCTGCTGTTAATGAGTGGGTACATGCAGGACTTGAAGGAATAGAAGTTCTACACCCTTTACATGACAAAGAAGATGAAATGAAAGCAAGGGTATTGGCTGAGAAGTGGGACCTTATTCAAACAGGAGGATCAGATTTTCATGGTTTTTATGGAGAAAAGCCTAACGAAATTGGCTCGAAAAATATTGGATATGAGCACTTCAATCAATTGATTGAAAGGAAAAAAGTACTTCAGCAATTATAA